From a single Candidatus Defluviilinea gracilis genomic region:
- the rdgB gene encoding RdgB/HAM1 family non-canonical purine NTP pyrophosphatase, with the protein MASPILLATNNKDKIIELQDLLKDLNLQLLTPAGINLELDVIEDGLTYAENAAKKATAFAQASGLISLADDSGLEVNALNGEPGLYSARYGSTDGKKLSDGERRKYLLSKLQNHPRPWTARFKATIAIADTSHQLQLTEGVCEGEIIPEERGTGGFGYDPIFLFPELGKTMSELGMDEKNRLSHRAKAAIKAKEILKFLFHE; encoded by the coding sequence ATGGCATCCCCCATCCTCCTCGCCACCAACAACAAAGACAAGATCATCGAACTACAAGACCTGCTCAAGGACTTGAACCTTCAACTCCTCACGCCAGCGGGCATTAACCTCGAACTCGACGTCATCGAAGATGGATTGACTTATGCCGAGAACGCAGCAAAGAAAGCCACCGCCTTCGCCCAAGCCAGCGGACTCATTTCCCTCGCCGACGATTCAGGCTTGGAAGTGAACGCGCTCAACGGCGAGCCAGGCTTATACTCCGCGCGTTACGGTTCAACAGACGGTAAAAAACTTTCCGATGGCGAACGAAGAAAATACTTGTTGAGCAAACTGCAAAACCATCCCCGCCCATGGACCGCGCGCTTCAAAGCCACGATTGCAATCGCAGACACCAGTCACCAATTACAACTTACCGAGGGTGTCTGCGAAGGCGAGATCATCCCCGAAGAACGCGGCACAGGCGGATTTGGATATGACCCGATCTTTCTTTTTCCAGAGTTGGGTAAAACCATGTCAGAACTTGGCATGGACGAAAAAAACCGCCTCAGCCATCGGGCAAAGGCGGCGATCAAAGCCAAAGAGATTTTGAAATTCTTATTCCATGAGTGA